A portion of the Solidesulfovibrio sp. genome contains these proteins:
- a CDS encoding CBS and ACT domain-containing protein encodes MLIKDWMSKSPITAKPATSIMKAAKLMKENGYHRLPVVDDEGKLVGIVSDRDIKEASPSKATTLDMHELYYLLSEIKVGDIMTKTVFSVGPQDTVEKAAVLLLRHNIGGLPVVDEAGTVVGVITDSDIFKVLVSITGVLSGGVQFALDLPNESGSLKTVLDDLKTHDVRIISILTSYDDNTPTRRTVYIRLHPIDDDRAKELIERLSANHTLLYWAKDNF; translated from the coding sequence ATGCTGATCAAGGACTGGATGAGCAAATCCCCGATCACGGCCAAGCCGGCCACCTCCATCATGAAGGCCGCCAAGCTCATGAAGGAGAACGGCTACCACCGCCTGCCCGTGGTCGACGACGAGGGCAAGCTCGTGGGCATCGTGTCCGACCGCGACATCAAGGAGGCCTCGCCGTCCAAGGCCACCACGCTGGACATGCACGAGCTGTATTACCTGCTCTCCGAGATCAAGGTCGGCGACATCATGACCAAGACCGTGTTTTCCGTCGGCCCCCAGGACACGGTGGAAAAGGCGGCGGTGCTGCTGCTGCGCCACAACATCGGCGGCCTGCCCGTGGTGGACGAGGCCGGCACGGTCGTCGGCGTCATCACCGACAGCGACATCTTCAAGGTGCTGGTGAGCATCACGGGCGTTTTAAGCGGCGGCGTCCAGTTCGCCCTGGACCTGCCCAACGAGTCGGGCAGCCTCAAGACCGTGCTCGACGACCTCAAGACCCACGACGTGCGCATCATAAGCATCCTGACCTCCTACGACGACAACACCCCCACCCGGCGCACGGTCTACATCCGCCTGCACCCCATCGACGACGACCGGGCCAAGGAACTCATCGAGCGCTTAAGCGCCAACCATACCCTGCTCTACTGGGCCAAGGACAATTTCTAG
- a CDS encoding EAL domain-containing protein: protein MIAHSLDTTCAGLTPEGNGLGGRSPRILVVEDERIVALDLKAILRHLGYCLAGLTSSGTEAVEMCDSLRPDLVLMDIFLTGEMDGVEAACVIQRECNIPVIYLTAHTDKVTLQRAKRTAPYGYVLKPVDEDWLRTAVEVALFKHRTEQELRRSEQRYRQLFSGMLNAFLLLSHVPAPAGPGDFQVLEANPAFERMTALAHDAVVGRLLTEVFPGLEPFWLETLCETVRTGRSVRFENFLSARNMYFLAQAYSPAPGQVAVALEDVTERKHGEERLRYRTFHDALTGLPNRALCLDRIARAIERARRRANYVYALLFLDIDRFKLINDSLGHLAGDELLRRAADRLRREVRQLDTVARVGGDEFVVLLEEIASPGDALRIVKAIRERLRAPFTVGGRQCYVTASLGVVLGPADYERPEELLQNATIAMGNARAAGSGRVRVFDWSMRERAKRVMDLETDLRLGLDRGEFVLHYQPIFCLRSLATRGVEALVRWRRRDGELVPPGEFIPAAEQSGLIIPLGAHVLAESCRALGRWRRGVLGKAPFFMSVNLSARQFSQPDLVKQIVTALRNEGMAPTDLKLEITESVLMEHPESAMPKLRGLRELGVRIGIDDFGTGYSSLSYLQRFPIDTLKVDRAFVSGMEEHGNRAIVRSVIGLAHSLGYDVVAEGIETAAQLTDLAGLGCDLGQGFHYARPQPEADLLGLLGRMPPGCSC from the coding sequence GTGATCGCCCATTCCCTGGACACCACCTGCGCCGGGCTGACCCCTGAGGGCAACGGCCTGGGCGGCCGTTCCCCCCGTATCCTGGTGGTCGAGGACGAGCGCATCGTGGCTCTGGACCTCAAGGCCATCCTGCGCCACCTGGGCTATTGCCTGGCCGGCCTGACCAGTTCCGGGACCGAGGCCGTGGAGATGTGCGACAGTCTCCGCCCGGACCTCGTGCTCATGGACATCTTTCTGACGGGCGAGATGGACGGCGTGGAGGCCGCCTGCGTCATCCAGCGGGAATGCAACATCCCGGTGATCTACCTCACGGCCCACACCGACAAGGTCACGCTCCAGCGGGCCAAGCGCACCGCGCCCTACGGCTACGTGCTCAAGCCCGTGGACGAGGACTGGCTGCGCACGGCCGTGGAGGTGGCCCTTTTCAAGCACCGCACCGAACAGGAGCTGCGCCGTAGCGAGCAGCGCTACCGCCAGCTTTTCTCGGGCATGCTCAACGCCTTCCTGCTGCTGTCCCACGTGCCGGCCCCGGCCGGCCCCGGCGACTTCCAGGTCCTGGAGGCCAACCCGGCCTTCGAGCGGATGACGGCGCTCGCCCACGACGCCGTGGTCGGGCGGCTGCTCACCGAGGTGTTTCCGGGCCTCGAGCCCTTCTGGCTGGAGACGCTTTGCGAAACGGTCCGTACGGGGCGGTCGGTGCGCTTCGAGAATTTCCTGTCCGCCCGCAACATGTACTTCCTGGCCCAGGCCTACAGCCCGGCGCCGGGCCAGGTGGCCGTGGCCCTGGAGGACGTCACCGAGCGCAAGCACGGCGAGGAGCGGCTGCGCTACCGCACCTTCCACGACGCCCTGACCGGCCTGCCCAACCGGGCTCTGTGCCTGGACCGCATCGCCCGGGCCATCGAGCGGGCCAGGCGGCGCGCCAACTACGTCTACGCCCTGCTGTTTCTGGACATCGACCGCTTCAAGCTCATCAACGACAGCCTGGGCCACCTGGCCGGCGACGAACTGCTGCGGCGCGCGGCCGACCGGCTGCGCCGGGAAGTGCGCCAGCTCGACACCGTGGCCCGGGTCGGCGGGGACGAGTTCGTGGTGCTGCTGGAGGAGATCGCCTCGCCGGGCGATGCGCTGCGCATCGTCAAGGCCATCCGCGAGCGGCTGCGGGCGCCGTTTACCGTGGGCGGGCGGCAGTGCTACGTCACGGCCAGCCTGGGCGTGGTCCTGGGGCCGGCCGACTACGAACGCCCCGAGGAACTGCTGCAAAACGCCACCATCGCCATGGGCAACGCCCGGGCCGCCGGCAGCGGCCGGGTGCGGGTGTTCGACTGGTCCATGCGCGAGCGGGCCAAGCGGGTCATGGACCTGGAGACGGACCTGCGCCTGGGGCTCGATCGCGGGGAATTCGTGCTCCATTACCAGCCGATTTTCTGCCTGCGCAGCCTGGCCACGCGCGGCGTGGAGGCGCTGGTGCGCTGGCGGCGCCGCGACGGCGAGCTGGTACCGCCGGGGGAATTCATCCCGGCCGCCGAGCAAAGCGGGCTCATCATCCCCCTGGGCGCCCACGTGCTGGCCGAGTCCTGCCGGGCACTGGGCCGCTGGCGGCGGGGGGTTTTGGGGAAAGCGCCCTTTTTCATGTCCGTCAACCTGTCGGCCCGGCAGTTCAGCCAGCCGGACCTGGTCAAGCAGATCGTCACGGCGCTACGCAACGAGGGCATGGCGCCCACGGACCTCAAGCTCGAGATCACGGAAAGCGTGCTCATGGAGCATCCGGAGTCGGCCATGCCCAAGCTGCGGGGACTGCGCGAACTGGGCGTGCGCATCGGCATCGACGACTTCGGCACGGGCTATTCCTCCCTGTCCTACCTCCAGCGGTTTCCCATCGACACCCTCAAGGTGGACCGGGCCTTTGTCTCGGGCATGGAGGAACACGGCAACCGGGCCATCGTGCGCTCGGTCATCGGCCTGGCCCACAGCCTGGGCTACGACGTGGTGGCCGAGGGCATCGAAACCGCCGCCCAGCTGACGGACCTGGCCGGGCTTGGCTGCGACCTGGGCCAGGGCTTCCATTACGCCCGCCCCCAGCCCGAAGCCGACCTGCTCGGCCTGCTTGGCCGCATGCCGCCGGGGTGTTCCTGCTAG
- a CDS encoding STAS domain-containing protein, with the protein MSRIAITHRQGVLWASTQSVLGGSLALELETAVLEAAAVGRYAVTVLDMAAVTAMDSSGVGALVRLQTALATKGRRLILANPQPGVADELRLRDLYGFFQVSRDIHPDMDTEELLLARDA; encoded by the coding sequence ATGAGCCGCATCGCCATCACCCACCGCCAGGGAGTCCTCTGGGCCAGCACCCAATCCGTGCTGGGCGGAAGCCTCGCCCTGGAACTGGAAACCGCCGTGCTCGAAGCCGCCGCCGTCGGCCGTTACGCCGTGACCGTCCTGGACATGGCCGCCGTCACGGCCATGGACAGTTCCGGCGTCGGGGCGCTGGTGCGCCTGCAGACGGCCCTGGCCACCAAGGGCCGCCGCCTGATCCTGGCCAATCCCCAACCGGGCGTGGCCGACGAGCTGCGCCTGCGCGACCTCTACGGCTTTTTCCAGGTCTCGCGCGACATCCACCCGGACATGGACACCGAGGAACTGCTCCTGGCCCGCGACGCCTGA